In the genome of Neisseria animaloris, one region contains:
- a CDS encoding TonB family protein, with product MNTRRILSTLTAFALLAGSQAALAEKVSFYQRASEASAPISGNVAMRLTIGIDGAVSNARVVRSSGSKVIDADAVKWMEAQFMRPVTKNGDPIEFSVVKEINFSTSSVIQASLKR from the coding sequence ATGAATACCCGCCGCATTCTTTCTACATTGACTGCTTTTGCTTTGTTGGCAGGTTCCCAAGCAGCACTGGCAGAAAAAGTATCGTTTTATCAAAGAGCCTCCGAAGCCTCTGCCCCGATTTCCGGTAATGTTGCCATGCGTTTAACCATCGGTATCGACGGTGCCGTAAGCAATGCACGTGTTGTTCGCAGTAGCGGCTCCAAAGTTATCGACGCAGACGCAGTAAAATGGATGGAAGCCCAATTTATGCGCCCTGTAACTAAAAACGGTGATCCTATTGAATTCAGCGTTGTGAAAGAAATCAATTTCAGCACTTCATCTGTTATTCAAGCCAGTTTGAAACGCTGA
- a CDS encoding DUF484 family protein produces the protein MDKESILEFLKAHPDFLAEHADKLGIRLRDEKIRSFAQAQLVASQLKINKMADQLENMLTDSEANKVTIERLLALDLQLLKANTIGQLVQALYQVLKDGFGISQFKLALVAEPKNKARIPEEILVAGHKARSEIAALKKPVLGNKISKEMRNLLPQSEIVPESFLQLPVPIGNKTGAVLLAADTDVNRFAEGLETEWIERMAEAIGTALSRIMGYR, from the coding sequence ATGGATAAAGAAAGCATTTTAGAATTTTTAAAAGCTCATCCTGACTTTCTGGCGGAGCATGCCGATAAATTGGGCATTCGCTTACGGGATGAAAAAATCCGTTCTTTCGCCCAAGCACAGCTTGTAGCATCCCAATTAAAAATCAATAAAATGGCCGATCAGCTTGAAAATATGCTGACCGATTCGGAAGCTAACAAAGTAACGATTGAACGTTTGTTAGCATTGGATTTGCAATTACTAAAAGCAAATACAATCGGCCAATTGGTGCAGGCGTTATATCAAGTATTGAAAGACGGTTTCGGGATAAGCCAATTTAAGTTGGCATTGGTTGCAGAACCCAAAAACAAAGCACGAATTCCGGAAGAAATATTGGTAGCCGGCCATAAAGCGCGTTCGGAAATCGCAGCACTGAAAAAACCTGTTCTGGGTAATAAAATCAGCAAAGAAATGCGGAATTTACTGCCCCAAAGTGAAATTGTGCCGGAAAGTTTCTTGCAACTGCCCGTACCTATCGGAAACAAAACGGGAGCGGTATTGTTGGCTGCCGATACAGATGTAAACCGCTTTGCCGAAGGTTTGGAAACAGAGTGGATTGAACGGATGGCCGAAGCAATCGGAACGGCATTGTCACGCATTATGGGCTACCGTTAA
- the dapF gene encoding diaminopimelate epimerase: MKTLKFTKMHGLGNDFMVIDGINQSFNPKEAPLTLWSDRHLGVGFDQLLLVEKADSDAVDFRYRIFNADGSEVEQCGNGARCFVRFVLDKGLTDKHEIIVETAHGVIVPRLAENGLVSVNMGKPRFMPSEIPFIPAAGEAADALTHIVLAGLESIPVSCVNMGNPHAVIVVEDVETAPVESWGEIIESHEQFPERVNVGFVQILDKRHICLRVYERGTGETQACGTGACAAAVAGIRLGLLDAEEPICVSLPGGDLYITWKEGSDVTMTGPVETVFEGELKY, from the coding sequence ATGAAAACGCTTAAATTTACCAAAATGCATGGTTTGGGTAATGATTTCATGGTAATAGATGGTATCAATCAGTCATTCAACCCTAAAGAAGCACCGTTAACCCTTTGGTCAGACCGCCACCTCGGAGTCGGTTTCGACCAATTGTTGCTAGTGGAAAAAGCAGATTCCGATGCGGTAGATTTCCGCTACCGTATTTTTAATGCGGATGGTAGCGAAGTAGAGCAGTGCGGCAACGGAGCACGTTGTTTCGTACGTTTTGTGCTCGATAAAGGATTAACAGATAAGCATGAAATCATCGTTGAAACGGCACATGGCGTGATCGTACCCCGTTTGGCGGAAAACGGTTTGGTTTCGGTAAATATGGGAAAACCGCGTTTCATGCCGTCTGAAATACCGTTTATTCCTGCCGCAGGAGAAGCAGCGGATGCTTTAACACATATCGTATTGGCCGGTTTGGAATCGATTCCGGTAAGTTGTGTAAACATGGGAAATCCGCATGCCGTTATAGTAGTAGAAGATGTAGAAACCGCACCGGTGGAGAGCTGGGGGGAAATCATTGAATCGCATGAACAATTTCCCGAGAGAGTGAATGTCGGCTTTGTACAGATATTGGATAAACGGCATATCTGCTTGCGTGTTTATGAGCGCGGAACGGGAGAAACTCAGGCATGCGGCACCGGAGCATGTGCAGCCGCAGTAGCAGGTATCCGTTTGGGGTTATTGGATGCCGAAGAACCAATATGCGTTAGTTTACCCGGTGGCGATCTATATATAACATGGAAAGAGGGTAGTGATGTAACAATGACTGGTCCTGTTGAAACCGTTTTTGAAGGTGAGTTGAAATACTAA